A segment of the Vicinamibacteria bacterium genome:
CAGCGTCGGCCAGTTCAGCACCATACCCACCGAGGGATCGATCGCCATTTCCTCCACCGTCCAGCCGGATAGATGGATGAGCGAGGCCTGGCCAGAGATCCCGTAGCCACCCCCGCCTCCGAAACCGCCCAGGCTGCCCGGGGCCGACAAGGCATGGGTGATGCCGTTTGCCCTGGCCACCGGGATGTGCTCGCTAGCCGGATGTACGGCGGTCGCCGCCCGGAGCTGCGGGTTGTAGTCGCCGAGCTCGTTGGTGTCCACCGTGGCGGCGGTCGAGCCAATCTCGGTCAACCCCAGCTGACTGACCGAGTCCATGACCCCGGGGTAGACTTCGAGACCCGCGGCCTCGATCACCTCGGCGCCGGCAGGAACACTCACGTTCGCCCCCACCTCGGAAATCCGTCCGCCCCGGATCACGATCGTGCCGTTGTCGATGGGCTCACCGGCAAGCGTGACGATCCTCGCCCCGCGGATCGCATACACCTCCTCCTGCGTCGTTGGTAACAGAGCGACCCAGAGCGCGAAGAGAAGCTTCATCGCTTCTCTCCTTTTTGCTTGCCGACGAGCGTCTGTTTCTCTTCCTCGATGCGCTTTCTCTGTTCGATATCGTTTTCCCGATCGAAGTAGACCTCGCCATCGATGAGCGTCATCTGATTCACGGCATAGACGCTCAAGGGATGGGCGTCGAAGATCGCGAGATCGGCGTCTTTGCCAACTTCGATCGAGCCCACGCGATCGTCGATACGCAGCTGCTTCGCGGGGTTGATGGTGACGAGCGCGAGTGCCTGCTCCTCGGACAGCCCGCCCCATTTCATCGCCTTTGCCGCCTCCTGATTCAGATGGCGCGCCTCCTCGGCGCTGTCGGAGTTGATCGAGACGAGAACGCCTTTCTCGGTCATGAGGGCCGCGTTGTACGGTATCGCGTCATAGGCTTCCACTTTGTAGGCCCACCAATCGGAGAAGGTCGACGCGCCGGCACCATGCTCGGCAATCTCCTTCGCCACTTTGTAGCCTTCGAGCACGTGCTGGAGCGTGGCGATGCGGAACCCGAACTCCTCGGCAAGCCGCAACAGTTGCAGGATCTCGTCGGCGCGATAACAGTGGGCATGAACCAGGCGTTTGCCTTCGAGAACCTCGACGAGGGGCTCGAGCTCGAGGTCTCGTCGCGGTGGCACCAGGCCGGTCTCCCCCTGGCTCTTTTTTCTTTCGTACTCTTGCCACGTCTTCTGGTAAGCGCGGGCCTCGGTGAATGCCTCGCGAATCACATCCTGAACTCCCATGCGCGTCGCCGGGTATCGCCTCGGAACGCCCGGTCGGGTTCCGCGCGAACGCTTCGGATTCTCACCGAGAGCGAACTTGATGCCCGGCATCGCCCCTTGGAACTTCAACCCCTCGGCGTCCTTCCCCCACCGATGTTTGATGACCACGTTCTTGCCCCCGATGGGATTCGCGCTTCCGTGAAGAACGTTCGAGGTTGTCACGCCACCCGCGAGCTCGCGGTAGATGTCGATATCGGTGGGATCGAGAACCGACTCGGTACCCGTCATGGAAGACACGGCGATGCTTCCCTCGTTGATCGACTCGGCAGCGATGTGAGAGTGGGCGTCGATGATGCCGGGCAGGACGAACCTCCCGGTGGCGTCGATTACCTCCGCGCCCGCAGGAGCGTCGATCCCGGCCCCTACCTCCACGATCTTGCCGTCCCGAATGAGGACGGACCCGCTCTCGATCGTGCCGTCGGTGACGGTGAGGACCGTTCCGCCGCGAACCAGAATCGTTTGGGCCGAGACCGCCCCGCTGAGCGCAAGGGCGGCGAGCCCGAGGACGATTTTCTTCATGGCGTCTTCTCCTCTTTCTTGTCTTCGTCGACTTTGGGCGGCACGTCGTACTTCTTGCCGTCCACGAAGACGCTCTCCACCTTCGTCCCCTCCTCGAAGGCGTCCCCGTCGGCGATGAAGAGGTTGGCAATCTTCCCCGCCTCGAGACTCCCGGTGCGATCGGCAAGGTCGAAGATGGTCGCGGCCTCGAGCGTGAGTGCGGCGACAGCCGCTTCGGCGGAAAGTCCCGCTTCGATCGCCCGGCGGATGCCGGCCATCGCTTCTTCCGGCCGGGCGATGTCCTCGGTATAGAAGGCGAAGCGGACGCCGGCATGTTCGAGTGCCGCGGGCGTTGCCGGCGCCCGGTCACGCAGCCGCAAGACCCTGAGGGGCTCGTCGGCATCGGGGTCTGCCTTCTCGTCCTTCTTCGGCCACTTCAAGCTCACCAGTACGGGAACGTCGGCGCCTCGCAAGACTTCGGCCGCGGCATAGCCCTCGTGCACTCCGTAGAGAACGGGGCGCACCGACGAGTCTTGTGCGAGAGCGATCGCTCGCTCGATCTCGTGCCGCTCGTTGGCGGGGAACAAAACAGGCCAACGTTCGGTTTGCGCCCGTGACAACGGCGCAAGCGCTCGATCGTAGCTCGGCCGCTTCTTGCCTCGGGGCGACGACTCGTAAGCCTTCGCGCTTTCGCGGTAATGAGTGGCGTCGAGAAAACTCTGCTCGACGTAAGCAAGAACTCCCATGAGCGAGCCGGGAAAGCTGCGGCCGCCGCCCGGCGGAGTCAGATCGACGACCAATGCCGCCGGAGACGATACGACCATGTCACGGTCGCGGCCACCACCGAGGTTGAGGAAAGCGGCCTGACCGGGAAAGATGCCGCCTCGGGGCGCGGTGACGCTCGAGGTGAACCCGGCGTTGCGCCACGACTCGATGCGCTCATCCTCCAGAGTCAACTCGTCGGCTGCCGCCCGCCACGGTGTGGTAGCGGGACGATCCTCTGGCCCACTCGCGAGATCCGGTTCTTGCTCGCGTCCTCCGTCCCCCCCGCCCGGTTCCGTTTTCTTCAACCCCAAGTCGCAAAACGCGTTGATGAATCCGGGGTAGACGTGCTTCTCGGAGGCTTCGATCACCCAGGCGTCCTCGGGGACGGGCACGTCCACCCCCACCGCGGTGATGAGTCCGTCGTCGACGACGATGATGCCGCCGGTGACGACCTCGCCCGTACCCAGGTGCAGCCGCGCACCTTGAATGGCGAAGCGATTGGGGCCACTCGGGTCCTCACCAAACCCGTGTCCGGCCACAGCCAAGACGAACGTCGATAATGCAAGAGACCCCTTCATGAACAGCTCCTCGAATGCGGCTGCCACTCTAAGAACGATCCCGCGTCCGTGTCAACCCTATCTATCTGTTAGAATTTGCTAGGAACTCGAACCCCGAAACATGACGAAATTCTACCTGACCACCGCCATCGACTACGTCAACAGTCGTCCGCATCTGGGAACGGCGTACGAGAAAGTGACCGCGGACGTGATTGCGCGGTTCAAACGCCTGGCCGGCTACGACACGCATTTCGTCATGGGAAACGACGAGCATTCCCTGAACGTCTACAAGAAGGCTCAGGAGCTCGGACTCGAGCCCGCCGCTTACTGCGACCGGATGGAGCACGAGTTCCGAACCGTCTGGAGCAAGCTCGACGTATCGTACGACGACTTCATCCGAACGACCGAACCCCGTCATCGAGTCTCGGTGCAAACGCTGATTCAGCGGATACACGATGCCGGTGATACCTTCGAAGGCACCTATCGAGGTTGGTATTGCGACTCGTGCGAGGGATTCAAGCAGGAGAAGGATCTCGAGGACGGCAATTGCCCCCTGCATCGCACGAAGCCCGCCTGGCTCGAGGAAAAGAACCATTTCTTTCGGCTGTCGAGGTACCGCGAGCGGCTCCTCGGGCACTACCGCGAGCACCCCAGCTTCCTCGAGCCCAGCATCCGACGAAACGAGATCCTGAACGTCATCGAGGGTGGACTGGAGGACATTTCCATCAGCCGCGAGAGTCAGAAGTGGGGGATCCCGGTACCGTTCGACCCACGCAGCGTCGTTTACGTGTGGGCTGATGCCGTGATCAACTACATCTCCGCGGTCGGCCTGGGCCAGGACGAGGCCCTCCTCGAGAAGTGGTGGCCCTGCGATCTCCACATCATTGGCAAGGACATCACCCGGTTCCACTGCATTCTTTGGCCCGCGATGCTCCTGAGCGCGGGCTTGCCCCTTCCGCGGCAGGTCTTCGGCCATGGGTTCGTCTTCTTCAAGGGCGAGCGTATGAGCAAGACCCTGGGTACGGTCGTCGACCCTCTCGACGTCGTCGAGAAGTTCGGCCCCGATCCCCTTCGGCTCTATCTCGTGCGCGAGATCGCGTACGGTCAGGACGGCGATTTCTCCTGGGAGCGTTTCGAGGCGCGCTACAACGCGGATCTCGCGAACAATCTGGGAAACCTCGTCAGCCGAATCGCCACGATGGCGGTCAACTATCGGGATGGCAGGCTCATCATCCCCGCATCGCATACCGAGCCCCTTCGAAGTCGGGTCGAAGAGTGCATCGAGACCTACCGGCAATCGATGGAGGCGCTCGCTCTGCAGGCCGGCGCGGCAGCCGCGTACCAGATCGTCGATTCGGTCAACGAGTTCCTCACCGAGGCCCAGCCGTGGGTCCTCGCCAAAGACCAGGCAGCCGGGCCGGCGCTCGACCGAGTGCTCTTCGACGCGGCCGAGGCCACTCGCATCGCCTCGGTCCTCCTGTTGCCCGTCATGCCCCGATCGGCAGCCGAGATCCTTCGCCGATTCGGAAGCGCCAAGCACGAAAAAAGCGCGAGACTCGCCGAAGATGCGCTTTGGGGAGCTACGGGAGAGCTTCGGATCGCCAAGGGCGATCCGATCTGGCCACGTCTCTAAGCAGGGTGTACGGAGCTTTTCTTCACCCTGCTAAAGAGGCTAGAGCATTTTGTGTGGCGAGAGCAGAGCTGGGGGGATGCGGTGTCTCCACTTACCCCAGTTGGGGTCGGGGGTAGAGTAATCTCCGCACACCTTGGTTTGGGTTGGGGACTCCGCCCTCACCACAGGGCGAAGCATGACTCTCGGCCGTCCTCAATTCGGTGATCTGGGTCACGTTTTCTTTGCCAATCGCAAAAAATCCTTTTCAAATACGATTTTTCCAGCGCCATTTTGCGGTTTTCGGCCCAAAAAATCGGGATTTCTAATGGGCATACATGATTTACCTTCTCGGTACGATCACCCCGACGCCGTGCCGGAAAACGAGGCTCCCTCCGTACTCGGCGGTCCTCAGCAAAGAGGCCTGCGCGAGGAGCGCGAGCGCGAACGCCACGATGCGTCCCCGATGAATGCGCGGAGCTTCGCGAGCGCGATCTCGCCAAAGGGCGTCGAAGCGAAGGAATCCGACAAGGAAGAAAAGAACGACCGTAATAAACGCCCAGTCTCCGTGCGTTCCCAACGCCTCGGCCAAGGCCCCTTCCGCGGCAGCGGGCTCGGCGAGCTTTCCGCTCCATGCGGCGGCGCCGGAGCTCACGGCAGCGCCTGCGTAGACGAGCGTCGCCGCGCGATCCAA
Coding sequences within it:
- a CDS encoding amidohydrolase family protein is translated as MKKIVLGLAALALSGAVSAQTILVRGGTVLTVTDGTIESGSVLIRDGKIVEVGAGIDAPAGAEVIDATGRFVLPGIIDAHSHIAAESINEGSIAVSSMTGTESVLDPTDIDIYRELAGGVTTSNVLHGSANPIGGKNVVIKHRWGKDAEGLKFQGAMPGIKFALGENPKRSRGTRPGVPRRYPATRMGVQDVIREAFTEARAYQKTWQEYERKKSQGETGLVPPRRDLELEPLVEVLEGKRLVHAHCYRADEILQLLRLAEEFGFRIATLQHVLEGYKVAKEIAEHGAGASTFSDWWAYKVEAYDAIPYNAALMTEKGVLVSINSDSAEEARHLNQEAAKAMKWGGLSEEQALALVTINPAKQLRIDDRVGSIEVGKDADLAIFDAHPLSVYAVNQMTLIDGEVYFDRENDIEQRKRIEEEKQTLVGKQKGEKR
- a CDS encoding amidohydrolase family protein translates to MKGSLALSTFVLAVAGHGFGEDPSGPNRFAIQGARLHLGTGEVVTGGIIVVDDGLITAVGVDVPVPEDAWVIEASEKHVYPGFINAFCDLGLKKTEPGGGDGGREQEPDLASGPEDRPATTPWRAAADELTLEDERIESWRNAGFTSSVTAPRGGIFPGQAAFLNLGGGRDRDMVVSSPAALVVDLTPPGGGRSFPGSLMGVLAYVEQSFLDATHYRESAKAYESSPRGKKRPSYDRALAPLSRAQTERWPVLFPANERHEIERAIALAQDSSVRPVLYGVHEGYAAAEVLRGADVPVLVSLKWPKKDEKADPDADEPLRVLRLRDRAPATPAALEHAGVRFAFYTEDIARPEEAMAGIRRAIEAGLSAEAAVAALTLEAATIFDLADRTGSLEAGKIANLFIADGDAFEEGTKVESVFVDGKKYDVPPKVDEDKKEEKTP
- the metG gene encoding methionine--tRNA ligase — encoded protein: MTKFYLTTAIDYVNSRPHLGTAYEKVTADVIARFKRLAGYDTHFVMGNDEHSLNVYKKAQELGLEPAAYCDRMEHEFRTVWSKLDVSYDDFIRTTEPRHRVSVQTLIQRIHDAGDTFEGTYRGWYCDSCEGFKQEKDLEDGNCPLHRTKPAWLEEKNHFFRLSRYRERLLGHYREHPSFLEPSIRRNEILNVIEGGLEDISISRESQKWGIPVPFDPRSVVYVWADAVINYISAVGLGQDEALLEKWWPCDLHIIGKDITRFHCILWPAMLLSAGLPLPRQVFGHGFVFFKGERMSKTLGTVVDPLDVVEKFGPDPLRLYLVREIAYGQDGDFSWERFEARYNADLANNLGNLVSRIATMAVNYRDGRLIIPASHTEPLRSRVEECIETYRQSMEALALQAGAAAAYQIVDSVNEFLTEAQPWVLAKDQAAGPALDRVLFDAAEATRIASVLLLPVMPRSAAEILRRFGSAKHEKSARLAEDALWGATGELRIAKGDPIWPRL
- a CDS encoding DUF2231 domain-containing protein; the protein is MLHSLPNLHPFLVHFPIALFTSAVLADLVLLAWARLAWLDRAATLVYAGAAVSSGAAAWSGKLAEPAAAEGALAEALGTHGDWAFITVVLFFLVGFLRFDALWRDRAREAPRIHRGRIVAFALALLAQASLLRTAEYGGSLVFRHGVGVIVPRR